From Pristiophorus japonicus isolate sPriJap1 chromosome 7, sPriJap1.hap1, whole genome shotgun sequence, one genomic window encodes:
- the gja1b gene encoding gap junction alpha-1 protein has product MGDWSALGRLLEKAQSHLTPGGKLWLSVLFIFRLLVLGTAVESAWSDEQSAFRCNTMQPGCDNVCYDKSFPISHIRLWVLQIIFVSTPTLIYLAHVFLITHKKKRISRKEKQLKLLEEEGEDVGLHLKKLELKKIKYGLEEEGRIKIKGSLLHTYAISIIFKVIFEVTFLLIQWSIYGFKFMLDAIYTCERYPCPHKVDCFLSRPTEKTIFIIFMLVVSIVSASLNVAELFYIIFKSLADRVKQNSHLFQDSQKMGLNPLKDCSSSKYAYYNGVSPPTAPMSPPGYKLATGDRNMSSCRSYNKQANEQNWANYSTEQNRIGQAGSTISNCHAQSFDFHGERPTIQKLPSVTELQPIGLTEQRPPSRASSRGSSRPRPDDLEV; this is encoded by the coding sequence ATGGGTGACTGGAGTGCTCTAGGAAGACTTCTGGAGAAAGCACAGTCTCATTTGACTCCAGGAGGAAAACTATGGCTGTCTGTGCTCTTCATCTTTCGTCTCCTGGTGCTGGGGACTGCAGTAGAATCTGCCTGGAGTGATGAACAATCTGCGTTCAGATGCAACACGATGCAACCAGGTTGTGATAATGTCTGCTATGACAAATCCTTCCCTATCTCCCACATTCGACTCTGGGTCCTTCAGATTATTTTTGTCTCAACACCCACTCTGATCTACCTAGCCCATGTCTTTCTCATCACTCATAAAAAGAAAAGAATATCTAGGAAAGAAAAACAATTAAAGCTACTCGAAGAAGAAGGTGAAGATGTAGGCCTGCACTTGAAAAAATTGGAATTAAAGAAAATCAAGTATGGTTTGGAGGAGGAAGGCAGAATTAAAATTAAAGGATCTCTCTTGCATACTTACGCAATCAGTATAATCTTTAAAGTCATTTTTGAAGTGACTTTTTTGTTAATTCAGTGGAGCATTTATGGTTTCAAATTCATGCTGGATGCTATCTACACTTGTGAGAGATATCCATGCCCACACAAAGTAGACTGCTTCCTCTCGCGACCCACAGAGAAGACCATCTTTATCATATTCATGTTGGTGGTATCCATTGTGTCAGCTTCGCTGAACGTGGCAGAGCTGTTCTACATTATCTTCAAAAGTTTAGCAGATCGTGTTAAACAAAATAGTCATTTGTTTCAGGACTCTCAAAAAATGGGCTTGAATCCTCTCAAAGACTGCTCCTCTTCAAAGTATGCCTATTATAATGGTGTCTCCCCACCGACTGCTCCCATGTCCCCTCCTGGATACAAGCTTGCTACTGGGGACAGGAATATGTCATCCTGCAGAAGCTATAATAAGCAAGCTAATGAACAAAACTGGGCAAATTACAGCACCGAACAAAACAGGATTGGTCAGGCTggtagcaccatttccaactgccaCGCGCAGTCATTTGATTTTCATGGTGAACGGCCAACCATACAAAAGCTACCATCAGTAACTGAGTTGCAGCCTATTGGTCTCACGGAGCAGAGACCACCCAGTAGAGCCAGCAGCAGAGGGAGTAGCAGGCCTCGACCAGATGACCTCGAGGTCTAG